Below is a window of Nocardia asteroides DNA.
GATCAGCAGGCCCGGCACGATCGGGTACTTCGGCAGGATCGCCGCGGTGAGCCACCCGATGACCAGGGTCGCCGGGATCCAGCCGATCAGATAGCCCGCGGTGGGCGAGGCCAGCGCGGTCAGGCCGGTGCGGCCGCCGGACAGCAGCGGCAGACCGATCAGCGTGAGCGCGATGAACACCGCCACGGCGGCGGTACCCTTGCGCGCGCCGAGGATCGCGCCGGTGAGGATGACGCCGAGGGTCTGCAGCGTGATCGGCACGCCGCTGAATCCGACGGTGATCGCGCCCGGCAGCCCCAGGGCGGCGATCAGCGCGGCGAAGACCGCGATCTGCGCCAGGTCCCGTGCGGCGAAACCGACCGCGGGCTTAGGGGATTTCT
It encodes the following:
- a CDS encoding BioY family transporter, whose translation is MSAVPDVEKSPKPAVGFAARDLAQIAVFAALIAALGLPGAITVGFSGVPITLQTLGVILTGAILGARKGTAAVAVFIALTLIGLPLLSGGRTGLTALASPTAGYLIGWIPATLVIGWLTAAILPKYPIVPGLLINALGGIVVIYLFGTAGLLVRTDLGVWAAISTNFAFLPGDLAKVVVATVVAKGVHRAYPGLIRG